The genome window GTAGTAATACTGGGATGTTAACGCACAAGAAAACAGTAAGTTTATGAAATCCATATGTTGTCatgaataaacacaatgctgtaaTTTGTCAAGATTGGAGATAAGGATGACACCAGTGAAAATCCAACTACTGATCATCACATTTACTTAGATTTCGTAATTCTCATTCTCATCTCATGACTTTACTTCATTTaatctctctttgtctccttcCCCACACTGCCTTGCTCACCCATCTCCCTCCACTGTACTGTCCATCTTCTctatccacctctccctctcaaTCTTTTCCCCCTTCCTCCATTTCACGTTCACCTCTCAGGGAGTCGGCATGGCTAACAAAGGTCCCTCCTACGGCATGAGCCGGCAGGTTCAGGATAAGATCGACAGCAAGTATGACCCTGAGCTGGAGCAGATCCTGGTGGAGTGGATCAGCCGTCAGTGCGGTTCTGGTGTGGGAAGGCCAGAGGCAGGCAAAATGGGCTTCCAGGCCTGGCTGAAAGACGGATGCGTGAGTGCAACGTGTGATAACTTGTTTTTCTAGATGTTATGATTTCCTTAGGttaattacctttttttatgcccatccttcctctcttccccttCTCTACCTTCTCCACTACCCTCTGTCACTCCCATCTCGTCTCCCCAGGTTCTGAGCGAACTTATTAACAGTCTGTTCGCCGGAGAGAAACCCGTGAAGAAGATCCAGAGCTCACCTATGGCCTTCAAACAGATGGAGCAGATCTCCCAGTTCCTCAATGCTGCCGAGAAGTATGGCGTCACCAAGACTGACATGTTCCAGACCGTGGACCTTTGGGAAGGTCAGAAGGTTTTCATGGTCTTCATTCCTCGGTTACTGCAAACAAGACAAGTTTGGCTTGGGTTTAAGCACTTTGTTTGTGTGGTAGAGGAAAATGCGCTACAGAAACATCAATAATGTGAGGGTTAATAATTCtagctgtatgtgtgtttggggaCAGGTAAGGACCTGGCGGCGGTGCAGAGGACCCTGTCAGCTCTGGGTAGCTT of Siniperca chuatsi isolate FFG_IHB_CAS linkage group LG7, ASM2008510v1, whole genome shotgun sequence contains these proteins:
- the tagln gene encoding transgelin isoform X1, which encodes MATKGVGMANKGPSYGMSRQVQDKIDSKYDPELEQILVEWISRQCGSGVGRPEAGKMGFQAWLKDGCVLSELINSLFAGEKPVKKIQSSPMAFKQMEQISQFLNAAEKYGVTKTDMFQTVDLWEGKDLAAVQRTLSALGSLAITKDEGTYNGDPNWFFKKAMENKRDFTDDQLKAGKNVIGLQMGSNKGASQEGMSYGRARQIL
- the tagln gene encoding transgelin isoform X2, whose protein sequence is MANKGPSYGMSRQVQDKIDSKYDPELEQILVEWISRQCGSGVGRPEAGKMGFQAWLKDGCVLSELINSLFAGEKPVKKIQSSPMAFKQMEQISQFLNAAEKYGVTKTDMFQTVDLWEGKDLAAVQRTLSALGSLAITKDEGTYNGDPNWFFKKAMENKRDFTDDQLKAGKNVIGLQMGSNKGASQEGMSYGRARQIL